The Tripterygium wilfordii isolate XIE 37 chromosome 23, ASM1340144v1, whole genome shotgun sequence genomic sequence TCCTTCCATAGCTAGGCTTCTCGTATTCAGTCCTCTCTCCTCCATAGCCATACCCACTTTGCTGCTCCTCTCCATATCCCTGTTTACGGCCATACTCGGATTCAGTCCTCCCGCCATAGCCAGTTTCATATTCGGGCTCAGTCCTTCCTCCGTAACCCGATCCGTGTTCGGGTTCCTTCCTCCCGCCATAGCCAGTTTCATATTCGGGTTCAGTCCTTCCTCCGTAACCCGATCCGTGCTCGGATTCCTTCCTCCCGCCATAGCCAGTTTCATATTCGGGCTCAGTCCTTCCTCCGTAACCCGATCCGTGCTCGGATTCCTTCCTCCCGCCATAGCCTGATCCGTACTCGGATTCAGTCCTCCCGCCATACCCAGACCCGTAATCTTGCTCAGGTTTCCGGCCATAACCGGATCCATATCCTGATTCAGGGGCCCCATATTCGGTCTTACGACCATACCCAGGTGCATACTCTGATTCGGGCTCTTCCGACTCCGGCCTCCGGCCATACCCAGATCCATACTCTGATCCGGGCTCCTCCGGCCTACGGCCATATCCAGATCCATACTCTGATCCGGGATCCTCCGACTCCGGCCTCCGGCCATATCCAGATCCGTCACCTGACCCAGATCCATATCCAGGCCTATTCACACCTGGCTCAAACCCATAAGCAGGCTCTGGCCTAGGCTCTCCGTATCCTTCTGCACCAGCAGGAACAAAACCGGGAGCAGGTCGGGGCTTAGGGCGAGCATAGCTACTGTACTCAGTCTGGAGAGCCTCATCAGCATAGGCAGAGGGCTCGGCAGAGGACGAGTACTGGGGACGATCATAATCAAATTCCTCGGAAGAGGAATTGGAGTAGCAGGTCTCCTCAGATGGCGGAATCGGGCGACCGTAGGTGAGGACAATGTCGTAGCCGCCACCGTAGGGGGTGGGATCGTAGTCGTCGAACTCGTTGACGTCATCCTCGCTTCTTGAGTAGTACGGCATCGCTTTTCTCTGTTGAATAAGCTCCTccttttctctggttttgtAAGTAAAATGATATGGACGACGATGCTTTATAAGCCAAAAGAAAAACCTCAACCAGGCAACACGGTGTAGTTTTCAGTACATTGTTAATCGCATCTCAATCGTTGGATCACTTCAACGACCATGATGCACTAAACTGTTGAATCTACCCTTCCAAGTTGCAGGTCACACGATCCAATTGCCGACAATCTGATGGCTAGACAGTATGTCAGAGTTATCAAACTAGACATGTTATGTAGGTATAGAAAAATGTAACGATTTAACCCCTTGCCGACAATCGTTATATCTTCGGACTTAGCGTCTCCAGACCGGGAGTTTTCGAGATATTTCATTGTGAATTATTGGTCTACCATGTTTGAGATTAGGAGTTTTCAAgatattttcttgtgaaatatTGGTTTGGTGAGTTTTAAAATTCACACTCACTCAACTATCCAAAATATATGTTGGACTAAGTAATTCAATCGATacccaaataaaaaaatgtaaagtttttcattttctgcaGAAAGGTGTGTGGAAATTTGGATTTGTTCTTGCCATCTTCATCTCAAGAACAATGTGATCACAGACATTATTTATGCTTTGTAAAGAACAGTAAAAGCAATATCAACATCAACGAATTCCAATATATTTCCAGCCCTCAAGTGGTATGTGGTTCTATGTTCATACCAAAGAATCCCACACATTTAGTTTCCGAAAGAATATCCAAGTATTCATCTGTAGTATGTTTATGTCGGCACTTGCAAGCCAAGAACAACTCTAAACACAGGAAAGGCAAATGGACACTTTCTCTTGAGGCAGCCACCACAACAGAAGCCAAACCCTCCTTGACCATTTAGAAAGCTTGAAgtacaaaatcaaaatgatggcaaggaacaaggACTGCAATAATAGTGCCAATAATCCACTTGTTCCTGCTCATCCTCCTCGACATGTTAGTCAATCCTTTTTTACTCTTTCTAATGTTGTCATCCACTCCATGAAGCTGCAATAACAAAGAATTCAGTTTAAATTTACGCATTGTAATGTTTAATGTCAACCTTGCTTGGAAAAGAGTCTATGGCAAGATAGCAAAGAAAGCACGTTcataaaagaaacataaaagaaTGGGAGATATGACGGGAGAGAAAAACTGAGCGAGGCGTACCGTGGTATGAGCATGTAAGAGACATTGTCTCTGTTGATGTAAATCTTGGAAAATTGAAACACCCAGCTCTGTCTCCAGCATAGTTCTTCTACTGTCTTTGACTCTGTCGCTAGAATGATTTAATCTCTCAGTTGACATCATTAATCTTCCTCTCTGATCAGCTGATGCCTGTTTAACGTGCTCCACAAGGAATAGAATTAGGTCAACACAATTAACGAAGAAAGCACAGCACTCACAATCGAACAGCAGTGTCAATGTAGATAAATGGCCAACACATCATATAACTTTGACATCATTTCTCAGAAAAAATTGCTAccaagcaataaaaaaaaattactacaaAACATTCCATATGAAAGCCTATCTGCATGAAGACATACCGTCAGCGCATCAACCATTCCTGATTCCAACAGTGCATCTCTAGCAGCCAAGCTAGCATTGCTAGACTCGATTCTTTTAACTTCACTTTTCAGATTGTTCAAATCAGATTTATATTCTCTTAATTTAGCAAGAAGTGCTGCTTTCACATTTGGCAGTAAACTCCTTGCCTCAAGGTCCATTTTCCTAATCTGGGAAAATACAAGCAACATCAATAGGTTACCACAGTTTACGGAATGAACACACAGCAATTCCAGCAATAATATATGTACCAAAGTTTCCGCTTCATCCACTCCTGCTTTTATCTCCAAAAtctttgcttctttttctcTACAAAAGCATCAGATTACAATCCAAATCAGTGTTCATTCCTTTTATTTGTGTACATAGACGCATCAGTCATATACCGAGTAACATGTCAACTACGACTCAAGTGACACATAAAAGTGATCTTGTAATCAGCTTTAAGAGGTTTcattaaaaaaactaaaatcagaacaaaaaaagGTTACTCTGATTCTGTAGATTAAAGTAAGTCGATCAGTTGCTTACAATTTCCTCCCTCTCACAACATATAAATCAAGTCCTTTCAGCCACTATGCTAAGAAAGCATTAAGCCTTTCTCATAGCATCAAAGAGCCCATTGTGCAATTCCATAAAACAGTTTA encodes the following:
- the LOC119993053 gene encoding uncharacterized protein At5g39570-like isoform X3, with protein sequence MPYYSRSEDDVNEFDDYDPTPYGGGYDIVLTYGRPIPPSEETCYSNSSSEEFDYDRPQYSSSAEPSAYADEALQTEYSSYARPKPRPAPGFVPAGAEGYGEPRPEPAYGFEPGVNRPGYGSGSGDGSGYGRRPESEDPGSEYGSGYGRRPEEPGSEYGSGYGRRPESEEPESEYAPGYGRKTEYGAPESGYGSGYGRKPEQDYGSGYGGRTESEYGSGYGGRKESEHGSGYGGRTEPEYETGYGGRTESEYGRKQGYGEEQQSGYGYGGERTEYEKPSYGRTDYENPSYGGDEPPRRQTYGGEEGGYGRPSYGRSEEEDYKKPSYGGRDEEEDDDRPKYGYGEESHGRKKHEDDNSDEDGDEEKKHHYKHHHHKNYDDE
- the LOC119993053 gene encoding uncharacterized protein At5g39570-like isoform X1, which translates into the protein MPYYSRSEDDVNEFDDYDPTPYGGGYDIVLTYGRPIPPSEETCYSNSSSEEFDYDRPQYSSSAEPSAYADEALQTEYSSYARPKPRPAPGFVPAGAEGYGEPRPEPAYGFEPGVNRPGYGSGSGDGSGYGRRPESEDPGSEYGSGYGRRPEEPGSEYGSGYGRRPESEEPESEYAPGYGRKTEYGAPESGYGSGYGRKPEQDYGSGYGGRTESEYGSGYGGRKESEHGSGYGGRTEPEYETGYGGRKESEHGSGYGGRTEPEYETGYGGRKEPEHGSGYGGRTEPEYETGYGGRTESEYGRKQGYGEEQQSGYGYGGERTEYEKPSYGRTDYENPSYGGDEPPRRQTYGGEEGGYGRPSYGRSEEEDYKKPSYGGRDEEEDDDRPKYGYGEESHGRKKHEDDNSDEDGDEEKKHHYKHHHHKNYDDE
- the LOC119993053 gene encoding uncharacterized protein At5g39570-like isoform X2, with the protein product MPYYSRSEDDVNEFDDYDPTPYGGGYDIVLTYGRPIPPSEETCYSNSSSEEFDYDRPQYSSSAEPSAYADEALQTEYSSYARPKPRPAPGFVPAGAEGYGEPRPEPAYGFEPGVNRPGYGSGSGDGSGYGRRPESEDPGSEYGSGYGRRPEEPGSEYGSGYGRRPESEEPESEYAPGYGRKTEYGAPESGYGSGYGRKPEQDYGSGYGGRTESEYGSGYGGRKESEHGSGYGGRTEPEYETGYGGRKESEHGSGYGGRTEPEYETGYGGRTESEYGRKQGYGEEQQSGYGYGGERTEYEKPSYGRTDYENPSYGGDEPPRRQTYGGEEGGYGRPSYGRSEEEDYKKPSYGGRDEEEDDDRPKYGYGEESHGRKKHEDDNSDEDGDEEKKHHYKHHHHKNYDDE